The window TCGCTTCCACTCGCCCGTCCTCACCGCTGCGCCGACCGGAGGCCTCCCCGGCCCCATGGAATTCCTCGCAAGCAAGATACACGACCGTCCAGTCGGTCGTCTATAATCGCGACAAAGTGCTGCGGCGCGCATCACGAACACGGTGGACGCCCCACCCTACACGAGGAACGGAACCCATGGACTTCGACTATTCCGAGAAGACCGAAATGGTGCTGGACGTGCTGCGCCATTTCATGGCCCGGCGCATCCTGCCCGCCAATCTCGCCTGGCACCGGTGCGCCACGCGCGGCGAATACCCGCTCGCGGTCGTCGAACCGCTCAAGGCGATCGCGCGTGAGGAGGGGCTGTGGAACCTGTTCCTGCCCGGCCTGCGCGAACACGAGCCGGGCACGCGGCTCGACAACGCCGAATACGCACCGCTCGCCGAAGCGATGGGGCGCATTCCCTGGTCGGCCGAGGTGTTCAACTGCAGCGCACCCGACACCGGCAACATGGAACTGCTGCACCTGCACGCGAACGCTGCCCAGTACGAACGCTGGCTGCAGCCGCTCCTCGAAGGCCGCATCCGCTCGTGCTTCGCGATGACGGAGCCGGACGTCGCCTCATCGGACGCCACCAACCTGCGCACGACGATCCGCCGCGACGGCGACGACTATGTCATCAACGGGCGCAAATGGTTCGTGACCGGCGCCGCCCACCCGCACTGCCGCTTCGCGATCGTGATGGGCCTCACCAAGGACGAAAGCGGCGAGCGGGCGCATTGCCGCCACTCGATGGTGATCGTGCCGATGGACACGCCCGGCGTCGAAATCGTGCGCAACATCCCGGTGATGCACCACCTGTCGCCGGAAGGGCACTGCGAGATCGTCTTCCGCGACGTGCGCGTGCCGGCGGAGAACTTGCTGGGCGACGAAGGCGAGGGTTTCGCGCTGGCGCAGGCGCGCCTGGGCCCCGGGCGCGTGCATCACTGCATGCGCACCATCGGCCAGTGCGAACTCGCGCTGGAGATGATGTGCGAGCGCGCCCTGGAACGCCGCACCTTCGGCAAGTACCTGAGCGACTTCGCGAACATCCAGGAATGGATCGCACATTCGCGCGTCGAGATCGACCAGGCGCGGCTCCTCGTGCTGCGCGCCGCGTGGCTGATGGACCAGCGCGGCAACCAGGCCGCACGCGTCGACGTCTCCGCGATAAAACTCGTCGCCGCGCAGCTGCAGACGCGCATCCTCGATCGCGCGATGCAGGTGTTCGGCGCGATGGGCCTCACGCCCGACACGCCGCTGTCGCTGTTCTGGACCTGGGGCCGTGCGATGCGCTTCTTCGACGGCCCGGACGAAGTCCACCTGCGCGTGCTCGCGCGCAGCGAACTCGACAAGGCCAAGGCCAACCGCGGCGCAACGGCAGCCTATTATCTGCTTGAATGAGACCGCGGCGCCCCTTCTTATTTAGGGAGACGCTGAACAAATGACGAACCCGTCGTCGGTCACCAGTCGCGGTGACATTCGGTCCGAGAATTTCGTCGGAGCGCTTGCGGATTTTGCTCGCGCGGTGGTTGTTCGGGGCGTCGTCAACGTGCGTTCTTCGATTTTCATTACTCATGACGCACTGCCGGCGCCGGACGCGAGCAATCGCCGGCGCGCCAGGACCAGATTGGCAAAGCCGAAGAGCGTGAACAACTGCGCCGTGTTCTTCGTCAACCCGCGGTAACGCGTCTTGCGATGACGAAACAGGTTCTTCACAACATGGAAAGGATGCTCGACCTTTGCCCGGATGCGTGCCTTCGCCTGTTCGTACTGTTCCAGCAGTCGGTCCAGCCGGCTGGTACCCAGCGCCTTGCGCTTGCCCGGCCGCATCGCCACGTGCCAGTTGACCGTGAGGTCTCTGTTTTCATCGCGCTTGTGCATGCCCTGATAGCCCGCGTCGCCGAGCACATCGGTCTCATCCCCATGCAGCAGCGCATGCGCCTGCGTGACGTCCCCGACATTGGCGGCAGTGCCAACCAGGGTATGAACCAGACCGGAATCGGCATCGACGCCGATGTGCGCCTTCATGCCGAAATGCCACTGCTTGCCTTTCTTGGCTTGATGCATCTCGGGATCGCGGGCTTGCTCCCGATTCTTGGTCGAGGGCGGCGCGGCGATCAGTGTGGCATCGACGATCATGCCTTCGCGCATCATCAAGCCTTTCTGTGCGAGGTGGGCGTTGATCGTGTCGAAGATCTTGCGCGTCAGCTCGTGAGTCTCGAGGAGCCGCCGGAACTTGAGCAGCGTCGTGGCATCCGGAGCGGACTCGCGTGCCAGATCGATGCCCACAAAGCGCCGGATCGACTGGCTGTCGTAGACGGCATCCTCGATCCCTTCGTCCGACAGCCCGAAGCACTGCTGCGCCACGTACATCCGCAGCATCCGTTCCAGCCCGATCGGCGGACGACCGCGGCCTTCTCCCTTCGGGTAGTGCGGTTCGAGTTCGGCCACCAACGCCGACCAGGGCGTTACCGTCTCGATCTCGGCCAGGAACCGGTCGCGCCGCGTCAGCTTCTTCTTCGCGGCGTACTCAAGGTCGGAAAAGCTCGATTGCATGCTCAGTCTCGGGGATCGTGGGCTGACAGAATTATCTCAAACGCATCGGCCGCATGGGGCGGCGGTGTCCGAATAAATCAGCGTTTCCTTAGCGATCACCCTCACCTTAAACATGGAAAAACTCGGCCCTGGAAGCGACGCCGATACTCTGCACGTGTTGGCCATGATCCCCTACGAAAGCTTCCCCCTCGTCGTCGACGCCGGCTGCGGAATCGGTCGCCAGAGCCTCGCGCTCGCGAGCCGGCTGCGCACCAAAGTGCACGCAATCGATACAGCCGCGCAGCATCTCGACAGCCTTAACCGCTATTCCATGCAACTCGGCATCGGGCAGTTGGTGCAGACGCACTGCATGGACATGGCCGACATTCCCGCAGTTTTTCGAGAAATCGATCTTCTGTGGTCGGAGTGCGCCGCGTATCACATCGGATTTCCCAATGCTCTACAAACCTGGCTGCCGGCCATCCGCCCAGGCGGATATGCCGTAATAAGCGAACTCTCATGGTTGCGCGACGATGTACCTGAACATGTGCGCACCTATTTCCGGCGCGGCTACCCGGACATGCGCAAAATAGACGAGAACCTTGCGATCGCCTGCACCGCCGGCTACGAGGCGATCGACACGCACGTCCTCTCGAGAGCCGCATGGGTCGACGGCTACTACGACAAGCTCGAACCGCTCGCCACCTCCCTTATTCAGCACCCCGAGAAGGCCGTGCGGACTTTCGCCGCGCAGACGCTGGATGGGATACGCATCTTCGATTCCGCGGAGAACAACTACGGCTACGTGTTCTACGTCCTCAGGAAACCCGACGACGACCCCGTAGCAACTTTCTAGGTGTTTAGTCCCACAGTGTGCTGGACGGGGTTTGTTTTGAAGCGATCCGGGTCCGTTGCCCAGATTTTGCAGATGTACTCATAAGGGGTCAGCCCCTTCAAGGTCTTGAGGCGGCGAGCGAAGTTGTAGGCCATCAAGAAGGTCTGCAGGTGTGATTTCAGCTGATCGTGTGACCGATAGTAGTAGCGCTTGACCGTCGCCTCCTTGATCGTTCGGTTCATGCGCTCGACCTGCCCATTGGTCCAAGGATGGCAGACCTTGGTAAGGCGATGTTCGATGCTATGGGCCTGGCAAATGCGATCGAACGGAATGGACCAGTATGCTTCTGCTCCTCGCCGCTTGGCGAACTGAATCCCGTTATCGGTCAGGATTGTATGAATGGCATAGGGGACGGCTGCGATCAGACTGTAAAGAAAGTCGCGGGCAAGCATTCGGGTCGCCTTGGGATGAAGCTCACGTCACGCCCGACCGAGTACGTCGACGCCCTGCGGGCGGCAGCCGCGCGAATCGTCGCGACCGACGGGCCGGTAACCGAGTCCCTTTGATCGAGGGAGGCCGATTTTCGGGGGTTCCTGCGACTGACGGGGGGCTGGTGATGCCAGCGCCTTACCTACCCCCTACCGGGACGCAGGAACCCCGAATTTCGGCCTGTTCGAGGGTGAAGCGATGACGCTACCGACGATCATTCAGCAGTTGGAAGCCTTGCATCGGGCGAACGAGCAGCAGACCGCCGAACTATGTCGGATCGATGCGCGACTCGCGAAACGCATGGGCTACACATTCGAGCAACTGAAAGCCGCGATCGAGTGTGGAGACATCCCGGCGGCGAAGGTCGGGCGTTCGGGCGGGTTCTGCCTGAGCCCTGCTACCGTAGAACGCTTCACGCGGGACCGGGCGCCCGCCTGATCCCGGCGCGGTTTAGTCGGCGAGTGCCGCGTCAACAACACAACAAACCCCGACAGCCGGCGGTGCCGCCCTCCTGGGCACGCGGCCGGCGCTTACATGCCGACTTCAAGCCGGTAATCATTGCGCTCCCGGCAATATGCATCCCCGAGATAGTCATCGATGAAGTCGACGACCTTGCCCGAGTTCCACAGGATGAAAACCCGCTTGTATCCCGTGTATGCACCGAAGCTGTTTTTCGCATTCACCTGGGGACACAGCTCCCAGCCCGCCCCGCCGTTCGTCATCATCGTACCGGCGAACACAACGGGACGCGGAGAGCGATCTAGTTCGAGCTTGGCTGAGTCGGGGTCCTTCAGGCGGTACTTCAATGACTCCCTGATGACCTGCATAGGGTCCTTCGGTGCCGGACCAGCATCCGCAAGCGTCGACCGTCTGCCGCAATCGGCGCAGTTCCGCACCCCTGAACGCCGACCATGCAGCAGATTGCGACGAAGAACAGATTGAACTTCACGTCTCGCCTCCCCCGATCATTGCGGAGGGACAGCGTAGCATGACAACCGAGTGCCACGTCATCACGCCGAAGGGGAGCGCTGCCAAGCGTTTTCGGGATGTGGGGCTGGATGTGGGACACAAAGCAAAAACGCGCCGAAAGGCGCGTCTTTACTTGATGGCTGGCGGAGAGTGAGGGATTCGAACCCTCGATACGAGTTTTAGCCCGTATGCTCCCTTAGCAGGGGAGTGCCTTCGACCTCTCGGCCAACTCTCCAACCTTCGAGCCGCGCATCATAGCGATTCCGGCCCCTGCGGTCAAACCGAATTATGCAGCGGCGTCGAGACCGAAGGCCTTGTGGAGGACCCGCACGGCGAGCTCGAGGTACTTTTCCTCGATCGCCACCGAGATCTTGATTTCGGACGTGGAGATCATCTGGATGTTGATGCCCTCTTCGGCCAGGGTGCGGAACATTTGCGATGCGACGCCGGCGTGCGAGCGCATGCCCACGCCGACGATGGAGACCTTGGCCATGGTCCTGTCGGTGGCGATCGCGCGGGCGCCGATATGCTCCTTGACGTTCTCGAGCACCTTGATCGCCTTGTCGAGTTCGCCACGCGCGACCGTGAACGAGAAGTCGGTCGTGCCGTCCTTGCTCACGTTCTGGATGATCATATCGACTTCGATGTTGGCATCGGCCACCGGCCCGAGGATCTGGTAGGCGATACCCGGCTTGTCGGGCACGCCGAGCACGGTGAGCTTGGCTTCGTCGCGGCTGAAGGCGATGCCGGAGATGACGGGTTGTTCCATGTTCTGATCTTCCTCAACAGTGATGAGCGTGCCCTCGCCTTCTTCCTCGAAGCTCGACAGGACGCGCAACTTGACCTTGTATTTGCCGGCGAATTCCACCGAGCGGATCTGCAGGACTTTGGAGCCGAGGCTGGCGAGCTCGAGCATCTCCTCGAACGTGATCGTGTCGAGCTTGCGCGCTTCGGGCACGACGCGCGGGTCGGTCGTGTAGACGCCGTCGACGTCCGTGTAGATCTGGCACTCGTCGGCCTTCAGCGCGGCGGCAAGCGCCACGCCCGTGGTGTCGGAGCCACCCCGGCCGAGCGTCGTGATGTTGCCGTGCTCATCCACGCCCTGGAAGCCGGCGACGACGACGATGTTGCCATCGTCGAGATCCTTCTTGATCGGCGCCTCGTCGATGTTGAGGATGCGTGCCTTGGTGTGTGCGCTGTCGGTAAGGATGCGCACCTGGGCGCCGGTGTAGCTCTTCGCCTTGACGCCGATGTCGTGGAGCGCCATGCACACCAGGCCGATCGTGACCTGCTCCCCGGTGGACACGACGACGTCCAGTTCGCGCGGGTCGGGAGTGCCAGCGACTTCCTTGGTGAGCGCGATCAGGCGGTTCGTTTCCCCGCTCATCGCCGACACCACGACCACCACCTGGCGACCCTGCGCCTGGAACTTCGCGACCTTTCTGGCGACGTTCTTGATGCGCTCCGGATTGCCAACGGAAGTGCCGCCGTACTTCTGAACTATCAGTGCCATCGTCGTATCCAAGTAACTGTGGATAAAACATGTGATTCTAGCGAAAGGCAGTCCACTTTGCAGGCCGATGTCGTCCACACCCCTGGGAACCCAATTTGGGCACATATGGATTGCGATTAGCCCTAGGACTTTTGATTCTGCCGTTGTATTTGCCCGGAATAGTAATCTATACTTTAGTCACCATATGACTTAAGTCGTATGATCGCGTTAGCGCGCAGCTAATCCTCATAGCACAACTGACTGCACAACAGAGGCCCAAGAGATGAAAAGCACTGAAACCATTGATGTTCGTGAGATCCGCCGCAAGCTCGGCCTGAACCAGTCGCAATTCTGGTCGAAGATCGGCGTCACCCAGAGCGGGGGTTCCCGCTACGAGAGCGGCCGCAACATTCCGCGTCCGGTGCAGGCCCTGCTCCGTCTCGTTCACATCGAGCAGATCGACATCAACAAGGTGAAGAAGGAAGACGTCGAAGTAGCCGAGTTCCTGAAGTCCTCGAACCCGGAATTATTCAAGACGCTGAAGAAGGAAGCCCGCGCGAAGCGCAAGGAACGCACGTCGCGCTAACCCGGGCGGAGTACCGCATGGCCATCAGGGGCTGACCCGAACCGTCAGCCCCATTGTTCTTATGCGCTCGCCGATCGCTTCGAGCTCGGCTTCGCCAAGTGGCGACAGCCGCGGTGCCTCGGGCTGCATCGAGGGGCGCGCGATTCCGTAGAGCAGCACCCCGGCGAGGCGTTCCACGCCGGCCTTTTCCAGCACCGCCAGATAGGCGGCGATATCTGCGTCGGATGGCGCCTGCCCGTCCCAGCGGAACATGCAGGTCTGTACCCAGGTCGTGCAGCGCTCGGCGCTTGCCTGCAGGCGACGCACGACCGCGTCGGGGTCCGGGCCGACGCCGTTGATTCGGCGCATGGCGGCGCGCGTGCCGGCATCGACCTTGAACCACACTTCCCCGCCCGCGTCGCCGAGCCGGCGCACGCCTTCGCGTACTGCCGCCTGTCCCATCAGGCTGCCGTTGGTGATGAGGCGCAGCGGCACCTCTTCGCCAAATCCGAACTGCGCGCGCAGGCGCACTGCGATCTCCACCGCGTCGGCGAATTCGGCGGCGCTGGTCGGTTCGCCGTTGCCGGAGAAGGCGATGTCGCGCACCTGGCGCAGCCCCTCGGGAACATGCCGTTCGAGGTAGTCGCCATGCACGAGCGCATCGAGGAAGCCCGCAAGCTCGGCCTCGAGTTGCGCGAGGTCGATGCGCGGCGCGCTGCCGCGCACCAGGTCCGGGACCTGGCAGTAGGCGCAATGCCAGTTGCACGCGTTGTTGGGATTGAGGTTGATGCCGACCGAAACGCCGCCGGCGCGGCGCGAGAGCACCGGGTAGATGTAGGTGAGCCCCGCGAGGTCGCGGTCGTGGTTGCGGGTGGTGAGTTGCCGGTCGCTGGAGGCCATGGGGGTGCAGGTGCCGCGGATCGCGGTCGAAGTCAGCAAGGAGTCGCCCGGAATGGGCGTTCGGGGTCGGGTGCTATAATCCGCGCCCTGCACTCCCGAGGTCAATCATGCGCATCACCCGCCGCCTGGAATTCGACGCAGGACACCGGATTCCGGACCATGCCAGCCAATGTCGCCACCTGCACGGCCATCGCTACGCGCTCGAGATCACGCTGTCCGGCGCGATCATCGAGGCGGCGGGACAGCCCGTGAACGGCATGGTGATGGACTTCGGCGAGGTGAAGACGATCGCGAAGGCGCATATTGTCGACGTCTGGGATCATGCCTTCCTGGTGTTCCGCGGCGATACGCAGGTCATGCAGTTCCTGGCGGCGATGCCGGGCCACAAGACGGTCGTGCTCGATTGCGTGCCGACGGCGGAGAACCTCGCACGCGAGGCCTTCCGTATCCTCGATCCGCGCTATCACGACAGCTACGGCAACCATCTGCGCCTCGAGCGCGTGCGCCTGTACGAGACGCCCAACTGCTGGGCCGACGCCGTGCGCGGCGACGCCGGCCTGTGAGTCGCCGCCTCGCCTAGTCCCCTGCCGCTGCCGCGGCAGCCGTCTGCGACAGCGCGGCCTCGTCGTGCACCACGCGCACTTCCCGCTGCGGAAAGGGGATCTCGATGCGCTCGGCGCGAAAGCGCCTCCACACTTCCAGGTTGATGTGCGAGATCACCCCCAGCGTGCCTTCCTGCGGATCGGCGATCCAGACCGCGAGGCGCAGGTCGATGCCGCTTTCACCGAAAGCGACGAGAAAGGCCTTGGGCGCCGGGTCGCCGATCACACGCGGGTGGGTGCGGGCGGCCTCGACGAGGATCGCCATCGCACGCTCGAGATCGGTGTCGTAACCCACCTGGATGTTGATCGGCACGACGATGCGCGTGTCGCTGTAGGTCTCGTTCTGCACGACCGAGCTGATGAGGGTTTCGTTCGGCACCAGCGACTCGACGCCGCTGCCCGCGCGCAGGACGGTGTAGCGGGTATTGATCTGCGTGACGATGCCGCGCTCGGAGCCGACCGAGATCAGGTTGCCGATGCGCAGCGAACGATCGAGCAGGATGATGAAGCCCGAAATGTAGTTCGCGGCGATCTTCTGCAGGCCGAAGCCCAGGCCGACGCCCAGCGCGCCGCCGAAAACCGAGAGCGTCGTGAGATCGATGCCGACCATGGGCAACGCGACAAGCACGGCGATGACGATCAGCAAGGCCTTGGCCACCCGCATCAGGACGAGCCGCATGCTGTCGTCCAGCCCCGGTGCGGCGCTCAGTCGCCGCTCCAGCGCCCCCGCCACCCACAGCGCGATGAGCAGCGTGACGACCACCATGCCGGCGCCCTGCAGCAGCGTCCACAGCGAGAGTTTCTGGCTGCCTACCCTGAAGGACACGCGCTCCAGCGCGTCGATCACTTCCGGGAGCCAGCCCAGGATGTGCAGCGCGACCACCACCCACACGAGCGAAGCGAAGATGCGCTCGAAACTGCCCAGCCAGCTCGAGCGGCCCATGCCTTGCCGCACCGTGAACACGACGATGCGGATCAGCGCGAACGACGTCAGCAGCGGCACCGCGAGGTTGAGCAGGTGAACGCTCTGATATCTGCCGAACACCGCGCGCGCGGCAAACACGAAGATCAGCGCCAGCAGCGGGAAGAGCACGCGGCGCAGGCCGCTGCGGCCGAAGCGCTGCGCGGCGGTTATGGTGTCGCCGCGGTACGCGACGCGCTCGAGCATCGCGCGCCCGATCAGCCAGGCGAGCGCGAGGCAGCCGGCGAGCGCGGCGAGTTGCCAGAGGACTGAGGGGCTCTGCAGGTCGCTCCATGTATCCGTGAGCATGGCAGCGAAACGAAGTTCTTCTTTCACGTTTCGGGTTTCCAGGGCAGACGGGTGATTGCGGTGGCGTCCGCGCGGTGGCGGCGCCAGTTGTCGAGGTAGATCTGCGTCAGCGTGCAGTTGTCGCGCAGCACGAGCAGGTTCTCGGCGTTGCGCTTGACGGCCGACGCGGTGAAGTTGAAAGAACCGGTGGCCAGCGCGCACGCGGGGCCTGCCGCGTCCGCGATCATGACCTTGTTGTGCGCGGCGGCGTAGCGCGTCTCGAGCGAGACCGGGATGCCGACCTGCAGGAGCTCGGGCAGGACGTTGCCCTTGCCGCGCCCGTTCATCTTCGCGTCGGCGAGCACTTCGACGCGCACGCCGCGGCGATACGCGTCGATCAGCGCGCGGGCGATCGGCTTGCTCGTGAAGGCATAGGCTTGCACGTGCAGCGTGCTGCGGGCGTGGTCGATGACGTCGATCAGGAGTTCCTCGGGGCGGTCGGCCGGCGAGAACGCCACTTCGACCGAACCGCGTGCGGGCAGGCGCTGGCCTGCGGCGGCAGGGGCCGCGGCGCTCGCCAGCACGACTGCCGCGGCGAGCGCGGGCAGCCGGTTCCCTGCGTCACGCAGCGCCATTCACCCGCTCCAGCACCGCCGCGAAGAAGCCGTCAGTGTCGTGCACGCGCGGCGACAGGCGCAGGCGCTCGCCGGTGTCGAGCGCAATGCCCTGCTTGCCGAGCACGTCGGCGGCGCTCACCTGGCGGAACTCGGGGTGAGCGGCGAGGAAGGCATCGACGATGGCGTCGTTCTCGTCGGCGAGCAGGCTGCAGGTCGCATACACAAGGCGGCCGCCCGGCTTGACGAGGCGTGCGGCGGAGTCGAGGATCGCGCCCTGCTTCGCGACCATCTCCGCGACCGACTCGGGCGTCTGGCGCCACTTGAGGTCGGGGTTGCGGCGCAAGGTGCCGAGACCGCTGCACGGCGCATCGACCAGCACGCGGTCGGCCTTGCCGGCGAGGCGCTTGACCTTGGCGTCGCGCTCGTGCGCGATCAGCACCGGGTGCACGTTCGACAGTCCCGCGCGGGCGAAGCGCGGTTTGAGCTTGGCGAGGCGCTTTTCGGATACGTCGAAGGCGTACAGGCGCCCGGTCGAGCGCATCAGCGCTCCCAGCTGCAGCGTCTTGCCGCCGGCGCCGGCGCAGAAATCGACGACCAGTTCGCCGCGCTTGGGCTGCACGAGGAAACCCAGCAGCTGGCTGCCTTCGTCCTGCACTTCGAAGGAGCCGTCGAGGAAGAGCGGATGCTTCTGCAGCGCGGGCTTGCCGGCGAGGCGGATGCCCTGCGGCGAGTACGGGCAGGGGGTGGCCTCGATGCCGTTCACCTTGAACGCGTCGAGCACCCTGTCGCGATCGCTCTTCAGCACGTTGACGCGCAGGTCGAGCGGTGCCGGACGGTTGAGGCTGTGTGCGAGTTCGAGCAGCGCGGCCTCGTCGTGCGTCGCGAGCAGGCGTTCGGCGAGCCAGTCGGGCATGTCGGCGCGTTCGCCGAGTGTGCCTTCGTCGAGTTCCCTGGCCTTGATCTCGGTGATCCAGTCACGCTCGGTGGCCGATGCAAGACCTTCGAAATGGCGCATCGGCCAGCCTTCGCCGCGCGCGAGCCATGCGAGCAGCAGCGCGCGCGGGCGGGCATCGTCCCCGACGAGGCGGCGCAGCCAGCGCAGGCGCCGGACGATGCCGTACACGGCCTCGGCGATGAAGCCGCGGTCGCGGTGGCCGATCTCGCGGTTCTCGCGAAAATGCCGCGACAGCACGACGTCGGCCGGATGCTCGAAGGTGAGCACCGCGCCGAGGACCTGGGCAGCGTGGATCAGCAGGCCGCGCGAGGCGGCCTCTTCGTGTCTTGCCATGTTTGTTCTTCAGTTTCCGATGGTTGGATGGGCGAAGGCGTTGTCCTCCGCCCGCAGTTCGATCATGTCGCCGTCGGCACCATGCCCCGCGCCGGTACCGGCCACGGCCGCATCGCCTGCGGCCGGCGCCGGCGGCGACAGGCGCAGTTCGATGGCCTGCTGGTCGAGGACCTCGCCCTTGTCATCGACGATGCGGATGCGCACCGGCAGCATGCCGTAGTTGCGCGCGAGCCAGATGTCGATGGTGAGGCTGCCGTTGCGCGCTTCGGCACGCACGCGCAGCGTGTCGAGCAAGCCGATCGGCAGCGCCTGCTTCTCGGGCCCCATGACCTCGATCGTCGACGGCGTCGCCTCGCGTCCGGTGATCACGTTGAGCTCGTTCGAGCCGCTGACCGCGCCGACGATGCCGATCTGGTGCCACAGGCTCAGCACGTCCTGGTCGCCCGGCCGCAGCTCCGCGACCCGTTCCTTGTCGCCGCGCGTCATCGTCACCTGCCGCGTCCCCCAGTCGAAGCGGGCGCTCGTCGGCGCCTTGCGCGTCTGCTCGACGCTGAAACGCTCCGGCCTCAGGCCGCCCGCCCCCACGCTGCCTTCGCTGCGCTGCACATACTGGAAGCTGCGGAAGATGCCGACGACGCCGGTCGTGCGCACCGCGACGGACATGCTGTAGCGCTTGTCGTCGTGCGACCACTCGTGCTGTGCCTCACCAACGGCAAAGCCGCCCTCGCCCATATGCACGCTGAAGCGGATGCTGCCGCGCTCGGGCCAGCCGGCGATGCTGAAGCCCTTCAGGTCGCCGGCGGCAACCTGCTCCGGCGCCGCCTGGGCGATGGGCGCCGCATCGGCGGCCACAGGCGGCTCGACCGCCGGCGGTGCAGTGCTCGCGGCCGGCGACGCGAGTGCGAGCTCGCTGCCCTCCCCCGGCGGCGCGGTCATCGGGAGCGCGGCCGGCACTTCGACCGGCGCCGACGCTTCGGGGACGGGCCTGGCCTTCACCCGTTTGGGCCGCGGCTTCGGCTGCTCCGGCGCGACGGGCGGCGGCATCACGACCGGCGCGAGGTCCGTCACCGGTTGCGGCTCGGGAATCACGAGCGTCGCGTGCAGGACCGGCGGCTCCGAGGCGACGTGCGTGGCCCAGCCCGGCATGCTCAGGACGAGCGCGTGCGCGAGCACCGAGGCGGCGGCGGCGAGGATCAGGACCGTCTGCTGTCGCAAGCTCCGTCCCCCAGGGCACGATCCAGCGCCGGGATCGTCCACCCGGCCTCATCGACCGCTTCGTCGTGCACGATCACCTGGCCCTGCGCGGTGATCGTCAGCCGGCCCTCGACGAACCAGCGCACGGCCTGCGGGTAGATGCGGTGCTCCTGCCCGAGCACGCGCGCCGACAGGCGGGCTTCGTCGTCCCCGGGCAGCACGGGCACGACGGCCTGAATCACGACCGGCCCGCAGTCGAGCTCCGGCGTCACGAAATGCACCGTCGCGCCGTGCGCGCGCACGCCCGCCTCGATCGCGCGCCGGTGCGTGTGCAGGCCGGGGAAGGACGGCAGCAGCGACGGATGGATGTTCAGGAGGCGCCCTTCGTAGCGGCGCACGAAACCGTCCGTCAGCACGCGCATGAAGCCCGCCAGCACGACGAGATCGGCGCCGTGCGCGTCGATCGTCTCGGCGAGCGCGGCGTCGAAGGCTTCGCGCGAGGCGAACGCCTTGTGATCGACGACGGCGGTCCGGATGCCGTGCGCCGCGGCGAATTCGAGCCCCTTGGCATCGGCGCGGTTGCTGATCACCGCGGCGATGCGCGCGCCGGGGATGGCCGCGTTCACGATGGCTTCCATGTTGCTGCCGCGACCGGAAATGAGGATGACGATGGACTTCATGCAGGCTTCTTGGTGTTCGGTTCGGACGCGCAGCGGCGCGTCGGGGGAATGGGACAGGAGCCGGCCGGAGTTGTTCCGCAGCCCGACACGGCCCGCATGCGGCGGGCGGATTTCCGCCAATGATACCGGAAGGCCGGCCCACCCCCGAAATGTGCGTCCCGCGGCACGGGCGACCGGGCCGGGCGGACTCCGTATAATTGCCCTTCGCGCCTCCTCACACGCACTTCATGCCCTCGATCCACCTCCTCTCCGACCTCCTCATCAACCAGATCGCCGCCGGCGAGGTCGTCGAACGCCCCGCGTCGGTGCTCAAGGAGGTGCTGGAGAACGCCGTC is drawn from Azoarcus sp. DN11 and contains these coding sequences:
- a CDS encoding DUF3108 domain-containing protein, whose translation is MRQQTVLILAAAASVLAHALVLSMPGWATHVASEPPVLHATLVIPEPQPVTDLAPVVMPPPVAPEQPKPRPKRVKARPVPEASAPVEVPAALPMTAPPGEGSELALASPAASTAPPAVEPPVAADAAPIAQAAPEQVAAGDLKGFSIAGWPERGSIRFSVHMGEGGFAVGEAQHEWSHDDKRYSMSVAVRTTGVVGIFRSFQYVQRSEGSVGAGGLRPERFSVEQTRKAPTSARFDWGTRQVTMTRGDKERVAELRPGDQDVLSLWHQIGIVGAVSGSNELNVITGREATPSTIEVMGPEKQALPIGLLDTLRVRAEARNGSLTIDIWLARNYGMLPVRIRIVDDKGEVLDQQAIELRLSPPAPAAGDAAVAGTGAGHGADGDMIELRAEDNAFAHPTIGN
- a CDS encoding RsmB/NOP family class I SAM-dependent RNA methyltransferase, yielding MARHEEAASRGLLIHAAQVLGAVLTFEHPADVVLSRHFRENREIGHRDRGFIAEAVYGIVRRLRWLRRLVGDDARPRALLLAWLARGEGWPMRHFEGLASATERDWITEIKARELDEGTLGERADMPDWLAERLLATHDEAALLELAHSLNRPAPLDLRVNVLKSDRDRVLDAFKVNGIEATPCPYSPQGIRLAGKPALQKHPLFLDGSFEVQDEGSQLLGFLVQPKRGELVVDFCAGAGGKTLQLGALMRSTGRLYAFDVSEKRLAKLKPRFARAGLSNVHPVLIAHERDAKVKRLAGKADRVLVDAPCSGLGTLRRNPDLKWRQTPESVAEMVAKQGAILDSAARLVKPGGRLVYATCSLLADENDAIVDAFLAAHPEFRQVSAADVLGKQGIALDTGERLRLSPRVHDTDGFFAAVLERVNGAA
- a CDS encoding mechanosensitive ion channel domain-containing protein — translated: MKEELRFAAMLTDTWSDLQSPSVLWQLAALAGCLALAWLIGRAMLERVAYRGDTITAAQRFGRSGLRRVLFPLLALIFVFAARAVFGRYQSVHLLNLAVPLLTSFALIRIVVFTVRQGMGRSSWLGSFERIFASLVWVVVALHILGWLPEVIDALERVSFRVGSQKLSLWTLLQGAGMVVVTLLIALWVAGALERRLSAAPGLDDSMRLVLMRVAKALLIVIAVLVALPMVGIDLTTLSVFGGALGVGLGFGLQKIAANYISGFIILLDRSLRIGNLISVGSERGIVTQINTRYTVLRAGSGVESLVPNETLISSVVQNETYSDTRIVVPINIQVGYDTDLERAMAILVEAARTHPRVIGDPAPKAFLVAFGESGIDLRLAVWIADPQEGTLGVISHINLEVWRRFRAERIEIPFPQREVRVVHDEAALSQTAAAAAAGD
- the purN gene encoding phosphoribosylglycinamide formyltransferase, with the translated sequence MKSIVILISGRGSNMEAIVNAAIPGARIAAVISNRADAKGLEFAAAHGIRTAVVDHKAFASREAFDAALAETIDAHGADLVVLAGFMRVLTDGFVRRYEGRLLNIHPSLLPSFPGLHTHRRAIEAGVRAHGATVHFVTPELDCGPVVIQAVVPVLPGDDEARLSARVLGQEHRIYPQAVRWFVEGRLTITAQGQVIVHDEAVDEAGWTIPALDRALGDGACDSRRS
- a CDS encoding phospholipase D family protein, giving the protein MALRDAGNRLPALAAAVVLASAAAPAAAGQRLPARGSVEVAFSPADRPEELLIDVIDHARSTLHVQAYAFTSKPIARALIDAYRRGVRVEVLADAKMNGRGKGNVLPELLQVGIPVSLETRYAAAHNKVMIADAAGPACALATGSFNFTASAVKRNAENLLVLRDNCTLTQIYLDNWRRHRADATAITRLPWKPET